In Pseudoalteromonas sp. NC201, a single window of DNA contains:
- a CDS encoding CopD family protein, which produces MSLLLTYKALHIFFMIAWFAGIFYLPRLFVYHAMTEEKSCSSMLKIMERRLLYFVTPFAILTAVFGVLTITEYGREWFKHSMWLHYKLTLVILLYIYHGYCFKLLADFKHDRNRKSDKFYRFFNEFPVLILLAIVFLAVLKPAL; this is translated from the coding sequence ATGAGCTTATTGCTAACGTATAAAGCCTTACATATCTTTTTTATGATTGCCTGGTTTGCAGGGATTTTTTATCTGCCACGCCTCTTTGTATACCACGCGATGACTGAAGAAAAATCTTGCAGCTCAATGCTCAAAATCATGGAGCGCCGCCTACTCTATTTTGTAACCCCATTTGCTATTCTCACCGCTGTGTTTGGGGTCTTAACGATTACAGAATACGGACGCGAATGGTTTAAGCACAGTATGTGGCTGCACTACAAGCTGACTTTAGTGATTTTACTTTATATTTATCATGGCTATTGCTTTAAATTGCTTGCCGATTTCAAACATGATCGCAATCGTAAAAGTGACAAGTTCTATCGTTTTTTCAACGAATTTCCCGTGCTAATCCTATTAGCCATTGTCTTTCTTGCCGTTTTAAAACCTGCACTGTAA
- a CDS encoding aspartate carbamoyltransferase, translating to MFSFQGENILSVNQLDRDSIEHIFSIAKKMEPYAKKQKRTQVLNGAILANLFFEPSTRTRVSFGTAFNLLGGLVRETTGMQSSALTKGESLYDTARVISAYADAVAMRHPDAGSVAEFATGSDVPVINGGDGPNEHPTQALLDLLTIDRELSRFGTGIDNMHIALVGDLKYGRTVHSLSKLLSHYKDIHFTMVAPDGLQMPQSILDVVDNAGHRIEVVSKMEGNLAADIVYQTRIQEERFPSQEEANKYRGGFRISQAIYDAHCKPSSVLMHPLPRDSRSDANELDNDLNNNDNLAIFRQVQNGVLIRMALFALTLGVENQVEKHEVEVPWFSRKRES from the coding sequence ATGTTCAGTTTCCAAGGTGAAAACATTCTTTCTGTCAATCAATTAGACAGGGATTCTATTGAACACATCTTCTCCATTGCCAAAAAAATGGAACCCTATGCTAAAAAGCAAAAACGTACCCAAGTACTCAATGGGGCGATTTTGGCAAATCTATTCTTTGAACCAAGTACGAGAACACGCGTAAGTTTCGGCACCGCATTTAACCTGCTCGGCGGCCTAGTCCGTGAAACCACAGGTATGCAAAGCTCAGCACTGACAAAAGGCGAATCTTTGTATGATACCGCCCGTGTGATTTCCGCTTATGCTGACGCGGTGGCAATGCGCCACCCAGATGCAGGTTCAGTAGCCGAGTTTGCAACCGGTTCCGATGTTCCTGTCATAAACGGGGGCGATGGCCCTAATGAGCACCCTACCCAAGCTCTGTTGGACTTACTGACAATTGACCGAGAGCTTAGCCGCTTTGGTACTGGAATTGATAACATGCACATCGCCCTAGTCGGGGATTTAAAATACGGCCGCACCGTGCATTCTTTATCAAAGTTACTTAGCCACTACAAAGATATCCACTTTACAATGGTTGCACCGGATGGCTTACAAATGCCTCAGTCAATTTTAGATGTCGTAGACAATGCCGGTCACCGTATCGAAGTCGTGTCTAAGATGGAAGGCAATTTAGCTGCCGATATCGTTTACCAGACCCGTATTCAAGAAGAGCGTTTCCCTTCCCAAGAAGAAGCAAACAAATACCGTGGTGGCTTTAGGATCAGCCAAGCGATTTATGACGCTCACTGTAAACCTAGCTCAGTATTAATGCACCCGTTACCTCGCGACAGCCGTAGCGATGCAAACGAGCTAGACAACGACCTAAATAATAACGACAACCTAGCTATCTTCCGCCAAGTTCAAAATGGTGTATTGATCCGTATGGCACTTTTTGCCCTAACGCTAGGTGTTGAAAACCAAGTGGAAAAACACGAGGTAGAAGTACCTTGGTTTAGCCGCAAACGTGAAAGCTAA